A stretch of Acidobacteriota bacterium DNA encodes these proteins:
- a CDS encoding DUF1990 domain-containing protein, with the protein MFYLTRPTSDQIKKLIDEQREKPFTYEAIGATQTVAPAGFTVDHNRVQIGAGYEAFQRAKLAIQRWEMFRLGWVELCWPNTPIQEAEVVGVVVHHLGFWSVNPARIVYTLDDSTDEFERYGFAYGTLPAHGECGEERFLVEWSKHDGSVWYDLFAFSKPNHFLARVGYPVTRKFQRRFAQDSQRAMAEFVTL; encoded by the coding sequence ATGTTCTACCTGACCAGACCTACCTCTGATCAAATCAAAAAACTGATTGATGAACAGCGTGAAAAACCCTTCACTTATGAAGCAATCGGTGCAACTCAAACAGTTGCCCCGGCTGGATTTACGGTTGATCATAATCGGGTTCAAATTGGCGCCGGGTACGAAGCCTTCCAGCGGGCCAAACTTGCCATTCAACGGTGGGAAATGTTTCGGCTCGGCTGGGTTGAACTCTGCTGGCCGAACACTCCAATCCAGGAGGCGGAAGTCGTTGGGGTCGTGGTGCACCACCTTGGGTTTTGGTCAGTCAACCCGGCCCGGATTGTATATACCCTGGATGATTCAACCGACGAGTTTGAGCGATACGGATTTGCGTACGGCACGCTCCCGGCTCACGGCGAGTGCGGTGAAGAACGATTTCTGGTCGAATGGAGCAAACACGACGGCAGTGTCTGGTATGATTTGTTTGCCTTTTCGAAACCCAACCATTTTCTTGCCCGGGTTGGGTATCCCGTGACTCGAAAATTTCAACGCCGATTTGCTCAGGATTCACAAAGAGCCATGGCTGAATTTGTCACACTGTAG